The DNA window TTTCGTTTCCCGCGATGGGTGTCTTGGTAAAATTCTGAAACGCGTAATCAAACAGGTTCCTGGTATCTGTATAGTGGTGTCCGCTCTGGGACCGCAGTACCACGCATACTAGCTGCGTCTCTCCGTTATCCGCCATTGTGATCAGCGTATTCAGCGCATCGGAAGTATATCCTGTTTTTCCGCCTACAGCGTATTGGTAATAATTGCTGTTGTTCGGATTCAGCATTTTATGCTTTTGCTGGAAAATGTGTTCTTCGCAGGTAGCTGAGGCCGGAATCTCATATTGGTGAGTCTGTACGATCTGAAAAAATTCTGGATACTTAAATAATTCACTTCCGATCAGAGCCATATCTCTGGCGCAGGTATAATGATTTGGATCATGCAGCCCATTTGTATTCGCAAAATGAGAATTATTACCGCCTAACAGCTTGCATTGAGCGTTCATTTGCTCAAGAAACCAGTTATAATCGTGACCCGTATTCTTCCCCACATTTTCTCCAACCGCATAGGCAGCCTCATTGGCTGACGCAAGAAGCGTAGCATACAGCGCCTGCTCCAGTGTGATCTGATCTCCTTCTTTCAGGCCAACGGAGGAATCTCCCGGCTGCAGGAAAGAAACACAATCATGAGAAAAGACCACGGGGTCTTCCATATTTCCATTCTCTAACGCTACCAGAGCAGTCAATACTTTCGTGATGCTGGCTGGATATTCATGCTCATCAATATTTTTCCCATAGAGGATAGAACCTGTTCCGGCTTCCATAACGATGGCCGCGTCCCCGTAAGTTCCCGGTCCTTGGGGCCAGCCCTCCAGTTCATTTGTCTGGACTGGCATCTCATAGATTTCTTTTAACAGCGCTGCCTGTTTCTCCTCATCGGTCAGTTCTTCCTCCGAAGCTTCTTCTTCCTGGTTCTGTATTCCAGTTGCGTATACGTCTGTCTCTGTACCTGCGAGCAAAACAATGAATAACAGCATAATTGGGAAAATTCTCTTTCCCTTTTTTATCCATTGGTTTTTCATTTCCTTTGGCTCCTGTTCGTCTGAAGCGTCGCTGCCTCATCTACATTAGATTTTACCATATTTGTCATTTTATTACCAGAAAACAAATTTTTTCAATTATCAAAAAAAGAGTGAAAATGATTGGAAATATCATTTTCACTCTTTCCAGCGTTCCCTGCGAGAATCGAACTCACAACTAGCGCTTAGGAGGCGCTTGTTATATCCATTTAACTAAGGGAACTTTTTCATGCCCAACAATTATACTGCATTTCCATAGAACTTGTCAAACACTACTTAAAAATTTATCCTGCCTTGAAGCCAGATATTTCCTTTGAATCTGCGGCCGGGGGCTGGTTCTCCCATAATCTGGGCGGAAGGCGCGCATACGTCGAAGGTAAGTCCATTTACTTCCATACGCATGATCGTGATCTCCTCGCCGGACATCTCATTTTCCACTGCATGAAACTCTTGAATAGTGCCGAGGATAGAATAACTGTCGCACTCTACCCCATAAGGCATAATATAGGTGTCCACAATGCTGAAGATATCTTCTGTGACCAGCCTTCTGGAGACTTTCGAGTATGTATCAATATCGTCCAGCGTCAGACTCTCTATCGCTTCCGGATCCCCGCTTTTGGCAGCGCTTAATAACATCATCCGGTTCTGCACCTCTTCCTGCTGCTGGCGCTGCTGCATCGCGTCTTTTTGCACTGGCAGAAGGACGGTGCCCTTTTTGCACAGTCCGGCCAGTGTAACAGATGAATATTTGACAGTTGTTTTGCTCATCTGCCGCTCTTTCATATACTCTGCCATATTCTGCAGATGGAAGATCAGGCTAATGCCGATCTTGATATCTTCACAGATCCCCACATACGCGTCCCGGTCGATACGTTTTTCCATTGTCACGTCCGCGTAAGATGTGACTCCCGTTCCAATAAAATAAGGGAAATAATACTGCCTTTTAAAACATTCATCCAAATCTATATCTCCACATGCTGAAATCCCTATTCCTGGAGCATATTCTTTTTTATATTCACAAAAATCTATGCCCTCTTCCTGAGAAATCAGTTCATGCTGAGTAAATGATGTTTCTACCTGTGTCAAGATTTCATACAATTGTTTTTTTGTTTTTACATTGTGAAAGCCGATGGCGTCCAGGTACTGATGCATATTCTTTCCCTCATTTTTATAGAATCAATAGCGTCTTTACTCGCTATTTCCTTCGGATTTCTGTCATATTTCCCATATATGGACGAAGAATTTCTGGTATTCTTACAGAACCGTCTTCCTGAAGATTATTTTCCAGGAAAGCGATCAACATTCTCGGCGGCGCTACGACCGTATTGTTTAATGTGTGAGCGAAGTATTTATTTCCGTCCGCTCCCTTTACCCGGATGCCAAGACGTCTTGCCTGAGCATCTCCTAAATTAGAGCAGCTTCCTACTTCAAAGTACTTCTTCTGTCTAGGAGACCATGCTTCTACATCGCAGGATTTTACTTTCAGATCAGCCAAATCGCCGGAACAACATTCCAGTGTCCGTACCGGAATATCCAGTGAACGGAATAAGTCTACGGTATTCTGCCATAATTTATCATACCAGAACATACTGTCTTCCGGTTTGCAGACAACGATCATTTCCTGTTTCTCAAACTGATGGATACGGTATACGCCTCTCTCCTCGATTCCGTGCGCTCCTTTTTCTTTGCGGAAACAGGGAGAATAGCTGGTCAACGTCTGAGGAAGCTGATCCTCTGTCAGCATGGAATCAATAAATTTACCGATCATAGAATGTTCACTGGTACCAATAAGATACAGGTCTTCTCCCTCGATCTTATACATCATGGCGTCCATTTCGGCGAAACTCATTACTCCGGTCACTACATTGCTCCGGATCATAAATGGAGGGATGCAGTAGGTAAAGCCCCGGTCGATCATAAAGTCTCTCGCGTAAGCGATCACTGCGGAATGTAATCTTGCGATATCTCCCATCAGATAATAAAAACCATTTCCCGCAACTTTTCCCGCGCTTTCCAGATCAATTCCGTTAAAACTTTCCATAATCTCTGTATGATACGGAATTTCAAAATCCGGCACTGCCGGCTCTCCAAATTTTTCAATCTCTACATTTTCACTATCGTCTTTTCCGATCGGAACAGAAGGATCGATAATATTGGGGATTGTCATCATGATTTTTTTAATCCTGGCTTCTACATCCTTTTCTTCCGCGGAAAGTGTTTCTACCCTGTCAGCGTTAGCCTGAACTTTCTTTTTCAATTCTTCAGCTTCTTCTTTCTTCCCCTGGGCCATGCAGGCTCCGATCTCTTTAGAGATCTTATTCCGATCCGCGCGGAGCGCTTCTACTTCCTGCTTAATATCTCTATTCTTTTTATCTAATTCTAATACCTCATCTACCAGCGGAAGTTTTTCATCCTGAAACTTTTTTTTGATATTTTCCTTAACTACATCTGGATTCATTCTCACAAATTTAATGTCTAACATTTTTTCTCCTCCTACTCTTATTTTTCCTTTGGTTCAATGTTATAGGGATCTTGATAAATAGCTTTGTCCAACGCTTCTGCTTCTTCCTCCGCCAATTCTACGTAACTTTCTCCTTTCACGATTTCTTTTACGTAGGTATAGCATCCTTCGCGGCTATGCATGGCGTTGATCACCCATCCGTTATTCTTGCCATCCAGCATTGCCAGAGCGAAACTTAGTTTTCCTCCCATTTCGTTAAAGGCGTCGTATTTGATAATTCCAAGTTTCTGATAATTTCTCTCTATTTTCCGGCTGATCTCACGGATGTCTGACCGGTTCTGCTTTGTTATTTTTAAGATGGCGTCTACTTCCGCAAATCTTTCCTGCATGCTTTCTTCTAAAGTTTTCCCATCTTTCCCCCGCATAAACGACATATAACTGCTCTTTAGTCGGTTGTATTTCATTGTAACATTTACATAGAGCAGAAACAATACGATAAATAAAAGCAGCATAAATAAAAAAATAAATGCCGGATCTATTCCAAGTGAATTCAGTATACTATTTTCCATATATCTTTAATCTTCCTTTCCAAGGCTTACGATCATATCGAACATACGTTCTAGTTCTTTGTCAGAATAATATTCTATTTCTATTTTTCCTTTTCCATTTCCTTTTGCTGATATGCTGACCTTTGTTCCTAGCGCCTCTATCATTCTATTTTCAAGATCTGTATAGACGAATTCATTCTGAACAACTTTCTTTGCTTTTGGTTTCTTAGGATTTTTAATATCCTTCACTAATTTTTCTGTCTCCCGGACGCTCAGCTTTTCATCAAATACTCTTCCTGCAAGGTCATACTGCTGTTCATGGTCGTCAATAGCCAATAAGGCTCTTGCATGTCCTGTAGAAATCATATCATCAACGATCATCTGCTGTACTCTTTCGTCCAGCTTTAAAAGACGCATGGAATTAGTGACAGCTGTCCGGCTCTTCGATACGCGCTCCGCGACTTCATCTTGTTTCAGATGAAATTCCTCTAACAGCTTTTTAAAGGCCATTGCTTCTTCAATCGGATTCAGGTTTTCTCTTTGAATATTTTCAATCAGGCCAATTTCCACAATTTCCTGTTCGCTGTAATCTTTAATGATCACGGGAACTTCTTTTATACCTGCCAACTTTGCCGCACGCCATCTTCTTTCGCCCGCGATGATCTCATAGTAGTCTTTTCTTTTTCTTACAAGAAGCGGCTGAAGTACGCCAAACTGTTTGATGGAGTCTGCCAGTTCAAGAAGAGCGTCCTCTTCAAATTTTTTTCTTGGCTGTTCTCTATTTGGTTCAACCATATTTATATTCATCATCTGTTCACCAGATTTTATTTCTTCCGATCTATTAGATGAATTTGCTGTTTCTGTCTTAATTGGTTTATTATCAGGAATCAGACTGTCTAATCCTTTTCCCAGTCCTTTCTTTTTGACCGCCATATGTCATTCCCCCTTCTGTTTTATTGATCCGTCTCTCTGTTGATAACTTCCTCGGCTAATCTCATATAGCTTTCAGAACCTGCCGATTTCGGATCATATTGATTGATCGGAATTCCATAACTCGGTGCTTCAGCGAGACGAATATTTCTGGGTATGATGGTTTTATAAATATTCTGGTGTAAATTGTCTTTTACATTTTCCACTACTTGGAGCGATAAATTTGTTCTCGCATCGTACATTGTAAAAACCACACCCTCAATCTCTAATTCCGGATTTAGTCTGCTTTTTACAAGATCTACTGTATGAATAAGCTGACTCAATCCTTCCAAAGCATAATATTCACATTGAATAGGAACCAGTACGGATGTGGCTGTTGTCATCGCATTGATGGTAAGCATACTTAAAGAAGGCGGACAATCTATAATAATATAGTCGTATTCATCTTTAATTTCTTGAATGATATTCCTTACGATATACTCCTTTTCTTCTACATCAATCAACTCTATTTCCGCAGCGGAAAGATCAATGTTTGCGGGAATAATATCAAGATTTTCCATAATATTTTCTTTTAGCACTTCTTTTATTGTGGATTCTCCTATGATCAGATCATAGATTGTATCTTCGATGGCATTCTTATCTACGCCAAGACCGCTTGTCATATTCCCCTGCGGATCCATATCTACCGCCAGAACTTTTTTCCCTTTTTCAGCAAGGCATGAAGACAGATTAATTGCTGTAGTGGTCTTTCCAACTCCGCCTTTTTGGTTCGCGATGGCTATGATTCTTCCCATATTATATCACCTTTCTTTAGACTTAAAATTAGTATAACACTTTTTCAATTTCTTATCTACCAAATGTTTCACGTGAAACATATTTTTTCTATTTATACCAAATGTTTCACGTGAAACATTGTCTCTTTTATCTATGTTTGTCAAAATATCTGTCGAAGAAAATCACAAATGTTTCACGTGAAACATTTGATATAGCACTTTCTATGTAGTATAATAATATCAAGAATTTTAAATATCCTTTCGGTTTTAAAATTTCAATATTATTATGATAAGAAAGGTGTGAAAACATGAGTTGGAAAAAGAAGCTTGTTGCCGGAACTTCTCTGGCCGTCTTAAGCACTGTAACAATACACCTGATAAATAAATTCATCTTCCTTTCAGCTACTGTTGATGATCTTCTAAACAATCCTCCAGGCAGCTTTTACGAATGGAAGTTTGGAAAAATTTATTATACAAAAAAAGGTGAGGGAACTCCCCTTCTTCTTATCCATGATCTTTCTGTATATAGTTCGGGATATGAATGGAATAAAATTGCAAAAGATCTATCCAAAAACTATACTGTATATACCATTGATCTCCCTGGATGCGGACGTTCCGATAAACCAAATATTACTTACACCAATTATCTTTTCGTTCAATTAGTACTTGATTTTATTAAGCACGTAATAGGAGAGAAGACGAAGATTATTTCCACAGGAGAATCTTGCTCATTTACAGCCGGCGCATGTCAAACGGAACCAGACATCATTGATGAAATGATATTTATTAACCCTATTGACATAAAACAATTGGGGCGGATTCCTAATAAGAGGAGCAAAATGCTGACATGGATGATCAATACTCCTGTATTTGGAACATTTTTATATAATATGTTTGTAAAAGAGAAAAATATAGAGTCTTTATTTAAAGAAAAATATTTCTATCACTCAGAAAACGTGACTTCAGAAATGATAAAGACGTATTACGAATGTTCACATTCTGGCGGGGCCGTCTGCAAATATCTTTTTTCCAGTCAGATTGGCCGCTATACAACTGTCAATATGAAGCACTGTTTAAATTCGATCAACAACAGTATCTTCATTATTAGCGGAGAAGAAGATCTGTACCAGGAAACAGCAGAAGAGTACAAGGAAATCCTTCCTTCCATTGAGGTTGCTTCTATAAAAGGAACAAAATATCTTCCTCAATTAGAAGAACCCGATAAATTCTTAGAACAGGTCAATATTTTATTTTCACAGCAAGAAGAAGAGCCATTGTAAATTACAATGGCTCTTTTCCTGGAAGTCCAGCTTTCCGTGGATACTTCTTTTTCGTCATTTCAATTTTTTTAATCTTTACAAAAGATCTATTGATATCTGTTCCTGGCAATGAAAATTTTAAAACATCTTCCAGCTTTCCTCCCAAAATGTTTACCGCCTTCTCAGAAGCTTTTAATTCTCCATCAATATCCCCGGACTTATAAGAGATAAAAAAGCCGCCGCGCTTAATATAGGGAATGCAATATTCGGAAAGAGTAGAAAGGTTAGCGACTGCCCTGGATACACAGAGATCAAATTGTTCGCGATATTCTTTTCTTCTCGCGTAATCTTCAGCTCTTCCATGGATTGTCTCTATTCCTGACAGATTCAGCCGGTCTATGACTTCATTCAAAAACCGTATCCTCTTATTCAGAGAGTCCAAAAGCGTGACCTCAAGTTCTGGAAAAAGAATCTTCAGAGGAATTCCAGGGAAACCGGCCCCAGTACCTATATCGATCACTTTCTGCCCATGATTTAAATCCATTACATTCACAAGAGAAATACTGTCTACGAAATGCTTTTTTACTACTTCCTGATAATCTACGATCGCTGTCAGGTTCATAACTTGATTCCACTCAATAAGGATCTCATAATAATCCAAAAACTGCCGGACCATAGAATCTGTCAGTTTCACAGGAAACACTTCTATACTTTCCTTCAAAAATTTTTTCTGATCTTCTGTCACTCTATTTTTCCTTTCCATATACCCCTCCCAGGTATATTAACAACACCGATATATCCGCCGGAGAGACCCCGGATATCCTGGACGCCTGTCCGATCGAAACAGGACGGTACTCTTTCAGTTTCTGGACCGCCTCGATCCTGAGACTGTTAACTTTATCGTAATCAATATCCTCTGGTATCCGCTTCTTCTCTAATTTCTGGAATTGTTCTACCTGCTTTTCCTGCCGTTTGATATATCCCTCATATTTAATAGAAATATTTACCTGTTCCCCTATTTCTTCACTCAGATCTGGTGGAAAAACTGGTCTGTCAGAATCTAAAGGCCCCAGGATCTCATAAGAAAGTTCCGGCCTGCGGATCAATTCCGCAAGTGTGATCCCTGAAGACAGGGGAGTACTATTATATTGTTTCAGCATCTCATTTACAGAAGAACTGGTTCCAATATTCGTATGCTGCAATCGGTGTATCTCTTCCGCAATATATTGTTTTTTCTTTAACAATCTTTCATAACGTTCCCGGCTGATCAGCCCAACCTGGTATCCTTTTTCCGTCAGCCGCTGGTCCGCATTGTCCTGCCTTAGCAGCAGGCGGTATTCCGCGCGGGAGGTCATCATCCGGTAAGGCTCTTTACTTTCCTTTGTAACAAGGTCATCGATCAGGACGCCGATATAGGCTTCCGAACGATCGATGATCAGCGGCTCTTTCCCCTGAAGTTTCAGAGCGGCATTGATTCCCGCTACCAGTCCTTGAGCGGCAGCCTCCTCATAACCAGAACTTCCGTTGAATTGTCCTCCGCTGAAAAGTCCTTCTATATTCCGGAATTCCAGGGACGGCTTCAACTGTCTGGCGTCTATACAATCGTATTCGATAGCGTAAGCGTTCCTTACGATCCTTACATGCTCAAGACCTGGAACCGTCCGATACATCTCATACTGAACATCTTCCGGAAGAGAACTGGACATTCCTCCGATATACATCTCATTGGTCTCCAAGCCTTCCGGTTCGATAAATACCTGATGCCTGTTTTTATCCGCGAATTTCACAACCTTATCTTCAATAGAAGGACAGTATCTGGGGCCTGTTCCCTCGATCATTCCGGAGAAGAGAGGAGAGCGGTCCAGATTATTCCGGATGATCTCATGGGTCTTCTCGTTGGTATAAGTAAGCCAGCAGGAAACCTGATCGATCTGTACGTCTTCGGGATCTGTGGTAAAGGAAAAAGGCACAATACGCTCATCTCCAAATTGTTCTTCCATTTTAGAAAAATCTACAGAATTACGGTCGATCCTGGCAGGAGTCCCTGTTTTAAAACGGTACATTTTGATTCCCATTTCTTTTAAGCAGTCTGTCAAATGATTGGCCGCCTGCAGTCCGTTTGGTCCCGTATTCGTACTGACGTCCCCGTAGATACAGCGGGATTTCAGATAAGTTCCGGTACATAAGATAACGGCACGGCAGGGAAAGATCATACCAGAATAAATCTGGACTCCAGTCACTTTCCCATCCTCCGTTAATATATTTACTACTTCCGCCTGCTTGATCTCCAGATTCTCCTGATTCTCCAGAACTTGGCGCATAGTCCGGCTGTAACGGTTCTTATCCGCCTGCGCCCGAAGGGAATGTACCGCCGGGCCTTTGGAACGGTTCAGCATTTTGGACTGGATAAAGGTGCGGTCGATCACCTTCCCCATCTCCCCGCCAAGGGCGTCCACCTCTCTTACCAGATGACCCTTGGAACTTCCTCCAATGTTAGGATTGCAGGGCATCAAAGCAATACTGTCGATGCTGACTGTAAATACGATCGTACGGAACCCAAGCCGCGCACAGGCAAGAGCCGCTTCACATCCGGCATGTCCCGCTCCGATCACAGCTACATCATAGCGGTCTTTACTTTCCCATACAGAATTTGCTGAATATTTCATTGATCAAATCTTCACCTACCGTTTCCCCTGTGATACTTCCAAGCTCTTCATACGCATCCATCAGATCGATGGAATAAAAATCCTCCGGCATCCCAGCTTCAATACTCTCATTTACCTTTTGCAGAGAATGAAGGGCATTTTCCAGAGCCGTCTTATGCCGGATATTTGTAATATAAATCTCATCATTAAATGAAAGTTTTCCTGCAAAAAACAATTTCTCAATAACCCTTTCAAATTCATCAATTCCGAGAATTTTCTTGGCTGAAATCTCAATTATAGGTAGATTCTCCAGGAATCCTTTCGTAAATTTTGCAGGATTTATTGCAAATAGAGTTTTCTTAATATCCTCAGCCGTTACCAGCATATCCAGATCGCTTTTATTTAACAAGATGACAGAAGGTTTTCTTTCTATCATTTTCAAAATATCCAGATCATTTTCATCCAGCCCAGTGGAGGCGTCAATAACACAAATCAAAAGGTCCGCTTTCCCCGCATACTCCCTTGCCCTGTCTACACCGATCTTTTCCACAATATCGTCCGTCTGGCGGATTCCCGCGGTATCCAGAACATTCAAAGATATACCTTTCAGATTAATATGTTCTTCTAAAACATCCCTAGTGGTTCCGGCAATGTCTGTGACAATGGCCCGTTCCTCGCCTGTAAGCACATTCAGAAGAGAGGATTTCCCCACGTTTGGTTTTCCCAGAATCACCGTCTGGATTCCTTCTTTGATCATCTTTCCATCATCGTAAGTATCCAGAAGCTTTCGGATCTGATCCAGCAATTCGTCCGTTACAGCATGAAGTTCTTCTCCATAATGATCTACGCTGATGTGTTCCGGATCATCCAATGCAGTCTCAATAAAAGCTGTATGGTAAATTATTTTATTTCTTATATCACTTATTTTTTTCTTTATATTCCCTTTTAGCTGGCTGATAGAACTTTGCAGCGCATATTCATTCTTGGAAGTGATCAAATCGCCAACCGCCTCTGCCTGAGACAGATCCAGCTTTCCATTGAGAAAAGCGCGTTTTGTAAATTCCCCTGGCTCCGCAGGCCTTGCGCCGGCATGGATCAAAGTTTCCAAAACCCTTTTTACTACATAGACGCCGCCATGGCAGTTTACTTCTACCGTATCTTCACCGGTATAGGTATGAGGACCCCGCATGAGCATGACCAGAACCTCATCGATCATTTCCTCCTGGTCAAAGATATGTCCATAATGAATGGTGTGGGACTGTTGGGAAGAGAGTGTCTTTTCCTTCTTCCCATGATACACTTTATCAATGATCTTAAACGAATCCGGTCCCGTCATTCTCACAATTCCAATGCCTGAATTGCTCATCCCTGTTGAGATCGCGGCGATCGTCTCAGAAAAAAGACTTTCCATAAGCCCCCTCCTTTCCCTTCCATCCAATGTTCTTATTATAAGGTTTTTGCGGAAACTTGTAAACGTTAGATTACGGTTGACTTAAATCTCTTTTAAATCTATAATTGTATACAAATACATATACAATAGTGAAGGGGAAGGAACATGGCTTTAAAACAAATCGGAAATAAGAAATCCTTGTCTCAGCGTGCCTATGAAATATTGAAGGAAGCGATCGTGACCGGAGAATTCCTTCAAGGCCAGATTCTCACTGAAGAACAATTAGCTCAGGAGCTGGCTATCAGCCGGACTCCGGTAAGATCGGCCGTAAAACAATTAGAATATGAAGGGTTAGTAGAGATAAATTCCTCCAGAAGTATTGTGGTGGCAAAGATCACAGAAAAAGACATCAAAGACGCTGTCCAGGCCAGGAATCTGGTAGAAGTAGAAGTAGCTGGGATACTTGCGGAATCCGCCTCCAAAGAACAGTGTGAAGAATTAAGAAAAATTATCCAGCTCCAGAAAGAATCATTTCTAAATCACAAGAATATCGACCTGATCGAGTACGAATGTCTATTTCATACGAAGATCGGCCAGTTCTGCGGAAATATATGGTTTGAGAAACTTCTGACCAATATTGCGCTTTTGCAGAAGAGAGTCCTTATTCTCGGCGGAAAATTCGAGAACAACTGGAAGGAAGCCATAGAAGAACATTTAAAGATCACAGAACTTTTAGAAAACCACGACACATCAGGGGTAAAAGAGCTGATGGCAGTCCACATCAAGAATGGCCAGCCAGTTCTAAAAATATAGTGCCAAAAAGGAAGGAGAAAAACTATGCTGTTATTATCAAGAGAGGACATTAAAAAAGTATTTACCATCAAAGATGCCATCGAAGCAGACAAATATGCTTTCACTCTGGTGGTAGACGGAAAATGTGAAGCGCCGCTGCGTACCAATATCCAGGCTCCTAAATACGACGGATGTTTCTTGTTTATGCCTGCTTACGTAAGTGAAATGGACACTGCTTCTTTGAAGATCATCAACATTTTCCCTCATAATATCGACCAGGGAAAACCATCCTCACCGGCTCAGGTTCTTTTGATCGACGGAACTACCGGGATTGTGACCGCTGTCCTGGACGGAACCTATGTGACGCAGCTTCGGACAGGAGCCGCCTCTGGGGCCGCTTTTGATGTGCTAGCTAAGAAAGACTGTAAAATCGGCGCTCTAATTGGAACCGGGGGCCAGGCCGCGACTCAGTTGGAAGCCATGATAGCAGTCAGAGATCTGGAAGAAGTCCGGGTATTCGATTTGAATTTGGAAAGAACAAAAGAATTTGCCGCAAGGATGCAGGAAGAATTAAAAGACTACGGCACTAAGATCATTCCTGTAAATAGTTCTGACGAGGCTGTAGACAACGCAGATCTTGTGATCACCGTCACTCCATCCTCCAAACC is part of the Lachnospiraceae bacterium KGMB03038 genome and encodes:
- the mnmG gene encoding tRNA uridine-5-carboxymethylaminomethyl(34) synthesis enzyme MnmG, which gives rise to MKYSANSVWESKDRYDVAVIGAGHAGCEAALACARLGFRTIVFTVSIDSIALMPCNPNIGGSSKGHLVREVDALGGEMGKVIDRTFIQSKMLNRSKGPAVHSLRAQADKNRYSRTMRQVLENQENLEIKQAEVVNILTEDGKVTGVQIYSGMIFPCRAVILCTGTYLKSRCIYGDVSTNTGPNGLQAANHLTDCLKEMGIKMYRFKTGTPARIDRNSVDFSKMEEQFGDERIVPFSFTTDPEDVQIDQVSCWLTYTNEKTHEIIRNNLDRSPLFSGMIEGTGPRYCPSIEDKVVKFADKNRHQVFIEPEGLETNEMYIGGMSSSLPEDVQYEMYRTVPGLEHVRIVRNAYAIEYDCIDARQLKPSLEFRNIEGLFSGGQFNGSSGYEEAAAQGLVAGINAALKLQGKEPLIIDRSEAYIGVLIDDLVTKESKEPYRMMTSRAEYRLLLRQDNADQRLTEKGYQVGLISRERYERLLKKKQYIAEEIHRLQHTNIGTSSSVNEMLKQYNSTPLSSGITLAELIRRPELSYEILGPLDSDRPVFPPDLSEEIGEQVNISIKYEGYIKRQEKQVEQFQKLEKKRIPEDIDYDKVNSLRIEAVQKLKEYRPVSIGQASRISGVSPADISVLLIYLGGVYGKEK
- the mnmE gene encoding tRNA uridine-5-carboxymethylaminomethyl(34) synthesis GTPase MnmE; amino-acid sequence: MESLFSETIAAISTGMSNSGIGIVRMTGPDSFKIIDKVYHGKKEKTLSSQQSHTIHYGHIFDQEEMIDEVLVMLMRGPHTYTGEDTVEVNCHGGVYVVKRVLETLIHAGARPAEPGEFTKRAFLNGKLDLSQAEAVGDLITSKNEYALQSSISQLKGNIKKKISDIRNKIIYHTAFIETALDDPEHISVDHYGEELHAVTDELLDQIRKLLDTYDDGKMIKEGIQTVILGKPNVGKSSLLNVLTGEERAIVTDIAGTTRDVLEEHINLKGISLNVLDTAGIRQTDDIVEKIGVDRAREYAGKADLLICVIDASTGLDENDLDILKMIERKPSVILLNKSDLDMLVTAEDIKKTLFAINPAKFTKGFLENLPIIEISAKKILGIDEFERVIEKLFFAGKLSFNDEIYITNIRHKTALENALHSLQKVNESIEAGMPEDFYSIDLMDAYEELGSITGETVGEDLINEIFSKFCMGK
- a CDS encoding GntR family transcriptional regulator: MALKQIGNKKSLSQRAYEILKEAIVTGEFLQGQILTEEQLAQELAISRTPVRSAVKQLEYEGLVEINSSRSIVVAKITEKDIKDAVQARNLVEVEVAGILAESASKEQCEELRKIIQLQKESFLNHKNIDLIEYECLFHTKIGQFCGNIWFEKLLTNIALLQKRVLILGGKFENNWKEAIEEHLKITELLENHDTSGVKELMAVHIKNGQPVLKI
- a CDS encoding ornithine cyclodeaminase family protein, whose amino-acid sequence is MLLLSREDIKKVFTIKDAIEADKYAFTLVVDGKCEAPLRTNIQAPKYDGCFLFMPAYVSEMDTASLKIINIFPHNIDQGKPSSPAQVLLIDGTTGIVTAVLDGTYVTQLRTGAASGAAFDVLAKKDCKIGALIGTGGQAATQLEAMIAVRDLEEVRVFDLNLERTKEFAARMQEELKDYGTKIIPVNSSDEAVDNADLVITVTPSSKPVFDASKIKAGATISCVGAYQPHMQEMDSAILTRASKLYFDSEEAVLSESGDILIPLEDGTITKDDFTGDLGQVIKGELVGRENDEEIIVFETVGVATQDLVAARRIYDKAVEAGVGINWE